In one window of Glycine soja chloroplast, complete genome DNA:
- the ycf1 gene encoding hypothetical chloroplast RF19, with product MIFQSFILDNLVFLCMKIINSIVVVGLYYGFLTTFSIGPSYLFLLRARLVEEGTEKKISATTGFITGQLIMFISIYYAPLHLALGRPHIITVIALPYLLFQFFGNNHKNFLNYGYKNPNSIRNFSIQRIFFHNLIFQLLNPFFLPSSILIRLVNIYLFRCNNKFIFLISSFIGWIIGHTFFMKWIEFILVRIQQTNSIKSNVRIQSNKYIMSEFRNSMLKIFLVFLFITCLYYLGRVPPPFFSKKLSEIQETHEIYKKGKKIDVEKNLQRVQTKQKQKRSNNKEGFLSLFSKNENNLYKIDEEKYKLGFVKKPLVNILFNYKRWNRPFRYIKNNRFENVVKNEISEFFFHTCQSDGKERISFMYPPNLSTFHKMMETKFYLFTKDKISCDELSNYWSYTNEEKRNKLSNEFVNRAKVMDKELISLDILENRIRLSNDETKTKYLTKIYDPFLNGRFRGQIENVFSTSIQYEKNEKKNTILINKIHGILISNNTYKKNNSNYPELEKKINIFDRKSLVTTFFFFNLISKFSKKLVSSLSFEALSLFPEHEQVKINYEEEKKQIIKILFDAIRTDLNEKTIVNGNRTKCIRINEIRKKVPRWSYKFIDELEQLEGKNEAENYQIRSRKAKRVVILTNKSKFFKKYDTYNPTGDTDNAEKKKNELALIRYSQQSDFRRDIIKGSIRAQRRKTVTWKFFQKRVHSPLFLDKIEKPLFFSFDSFKSMKIFFMFKIWMRKKEEFEISSYTEERAKESSKKEEEKKKENEERKRIEIAEAWDSIIFAQVIRGILLITQSILRKYILLPSLIITKNIARILFFQFPEWSEDFRDWKREMYIKCTYNGVQLSEREFPKKWLTDGIQIKILFPFRLKPWHKSKLRSNEKKKDLMKKKNFCFLTVWGMEVDLPFSGSPQKNRFSSFFDPIFKELKKKTKQFQFFTFRVLKVLSEKLKLFLTILIEKAKRISKSIIESILKSILKSILSLTKIKQFFKLLFIKFKFKKIDELSENKKDSTIYKNNPMISETTISIQSINSVNCSLKKKKIKDLNAKRKAVIKKIEKIKKGLVISETNIHSNKTTYDSKRVEFEKKKLQILQRRRNARLTRKSHSFFKFFMKRIYRDIFLYISCIPRINIQLFLELTKKFLNKSIYDNEANAERIYKTNQSIIRFISILHKYFHTRNPNSHNSCDISFLSQAYVFFNLLHTRIININIYKLRSVFQYHGIFFFLKNEIKDSFFGAQGIFHYKLKHNNPLNSVINQWTNWLKDHYYQYDLSKSRWSRLVPQKWRNRITEYRIAQNKDLTKCNSYEKSQLILYKEQQVNALKKKIRKQYRYDLLSYNFINYADKKDSYIYGYRSLFQVKKNQVISSNYNTYKKELFDIIDNLFIKNYISEDAILDMEKNLYRKYFDWMGINREILNRSISNPEFWFFSKFVIFYDAYRGNSQVIPIKLLFFSSNVNQNVSENKKNITRKKKNESLELELETRNRAKAEYPDQRNLESSISNQEKDIENDYVGSDSEKNSKGIKKKKDKNKMEAELNFLLRNFLILHLNWNNFLGQRIFNNVKVYCLLIRLKNLREITIASIQRGELGLDIMMIQNQKNLILLGLRKKKNNKFMKKEIFVIEPVRLSRKNNKQFFMYQTIGLSLIQKNKRKIYHKYPEKIHVNKKNFYKYITRTRDQKITEKKEKDNSDLLVPENILSARRRRELRILICLNPNNINSMHRNTIFYNPNKVQNGFPLLTKKRKYFEKDKKKLMNFKIFLWPKYRLEDLACINRYWFNTHNGSRFSIVRIHMYPRMKIR from the coding sequence ATGATTTTTCAATCTTTTATACTGGATAATCTAGTATTCTTATGCATGAAGATAATTAATTCGATAGTTGTGGTCGGACTCTATTATGGATTTCTGACCACATTTTCCATAGGGCCCTCTTATCTCTTCCTTCTTCGAGCTAGGCTTGTGGAAGAAGGGACCGAGAAGAAAATATCAGCAACAACTGGGTTTATTACGGGACAGCTCATAATGTTCATATCGATCTATTATGCGCCTTTGCATTTAGCATTGGGTAGACCCCATATAATAACTGTCATAGCTCTACCCTATCTTTTATTTCAGTTCTTCGGCAATAATCACAAAAACTTTTTGAATTATGGATACAAGAATCCAAATTCAATACGTAATTTTAGTATTCAAAGAATCTTCTTTCATAATCTTATTTTTCAGTTATTAAACCCCTTTTTTTTACCAAGTTCAATATTAATAAGATTAGTAAATATTTATTTGTTTCGATGCAACAATAAATTTATATTTTTAATAAGTAGTTTTATTGGTTGGATAATTGGTCACACTTTTTTTATGAAATGGATTGAATTTATATTAGTCCGCATACAGCAAACTAATTCGATTAAATCTAACGTACGTATTCAATCAAATAAATACATTATGTCAGAATTTAGAAATTCTATGTTGAAAATCTTTCTTGTTTTCTTATTTATTACTTGTTTATATTATTTAGGAAGAGTACCCCCCCCTTTTTTTAGTAAGAAATTGTCAGAAATTCAAGAAACCCATGAAATTTATAAAAAAGGAAAAAAAATAGATGTCGAAAAAAATTTGCAAAGAGTACAAACTAAACAAAAACAAAAAAGATCCAACAATAAAGAGGGTTTTCTTTCTCTTTTTTCGAAAAACGAAAATAATTTATACAAAATTGACGAGGAGAAATATAAATTAGGGTTTGTTAAAAAACCTCTCGTAAACATTCTTTTCAATTATAAACGATGGAATCGTCCATTTCGATATATAAAAAATAATCGATTTGAAAATGTCGTAAAAAATGAAATTTCAGAATTTTTTTTTCATACATGTCAAAGTGATGGAAAAGAAAGAATATCTTTTATGTATCCACCAAATTTATCAACTTTTCATAAAATGATGGAAACCAAATTTTATCTCTTCACAAAAGATAAAATTTCCTGTGATGAATTGTCTAATTATTGGAGCTATACTAATGAAGAAAAAAGAAACAAATTGAGCAATGAATTTGTAAATAGGGCAAAAGTAATGGATAAGGAATTAATTTCTCTGGATATATTAGAAAACCGAATTCGATTGTCTAATGATGAAACTAAAACAAAATATTTAACTAAAATATATGATCCTTTCCTGAACGGACGCTTTCGTGGACAAATCGAAAATGTTTTTTCAACCTCAATCCAATATGAAAAAAATGAAAAAAAAAATACCATTTTGATAAATAAAATTCATGGTATCCTTATTTCTAATAATACTTATAAAAAAAATAATAGTAATTATCCAGAATTAGAGAAAAAAATAAATATATTTGATAGAAAATCTTTAGTAACTACATTTTTTTTTTTCAATCTAATCAGTAAATTTTCAAAAAAATTAGTATCAAGCTTGAGTTTTGAAGCACTTTCTTTATTTCCAGAACATGAACAAGTAAAAATAAATTATGAAGAAGAAAAAAAACAAATAATAAAAATATTATTTGATGCAATTAGAACTGATTTGAACGAAAAAACAATAGTAAATGGAAATAGAACAAAGTGTATTAGAATAAACGAAATCCGTAAAAAAGTTCCTCGATGGTCATACAAATTTATTGACGAATTGGAACAACTGGAGGGAAAAAATGAAGCAGAGAATTATCAAATTCGTTCTAGAAAAGCCAAACGTGTAGTAATTTTGACTAATAAATCTAAATTTTTTAAGAAGTACGATACTTATAATCCTACAGGAGATACTGATAACGCTGAAAAAAAAAAAAATGAATTGGCTTTAATACGTTATTCCCAACAATCGGATTTTCGGCGAGACATAATCAAAGGATCTATACGTGCTCAAAGGCGTAAAACAGTTACTTGGAAATTTTTTCAAAAAAGGGTGCATTCCCCCCTTTTTTTGGATAAAATTGAAAAACCTTTATTCTTTTCTTTTGATAGTTTCAAATCAATGAAAATATTTTTTATGTTCAAAATTTGGATGCGAAAAAAGGAAGAATTTGAAATTTCTAGTTATACAGAGGAAAGGGCAAAAGAAAGTTCGAAAAAAGAGGAGGAAAAAAAAAAGGAAAATGAGGAAAGAAAACGTATAGAAATAGCAGAAGCCTGGGATAGCATTATATTTGCTCAAGTAATAAGAGGTATTTTATTAATAACCCAATCCATTCTTAGAAAATATATTCTATTACCTTCATTGATAATAACTAAAAATATTGCTCGTATACTATTTTTTCAATTTCCCGAATGGTCGGAAGATTTTAGGGATTGGAAGAGAGAAATGTATATTAAATGCACATATAATGGTGTTCAATTATCCGAAAGAGAATTTCCAAAAAAATGGCTAACAGATGGTATTCAGATAAAGATCTTATTTCCTTTTCGTCTCAAACCTTGGCACAAATCTAAGCTACGATCCAATGAAAAGAAAAAGGATCTAATGAAAAAAAAGAACTTTTGTTTTCTAACAGTTTGGGGGATGGAAGTCGACTTGCCCTTTTCTGGTTCTCCCCAAAAAAATAGATTTTCATCATTTTTTGACCCCATTTTTAAAGAACTAAAAAAAAAAACGAAACAATTTCAATTTTTCACTTTTCGAGTTCTAAAAGTTTTAAGTGAAAAATTGAAATTGTTTCTAACTATCTTAATAGAAAAAGCAAAAAGGATTAGCAAAAGTATTATCGAAAGTATTCTTAAAAGTATTCTCAAAAGTATTCTAAGCCTAACGAAAATAAAACAATTTTTCAAATTGCTATTTATTAAATTTAAATTCAAAAAGATAGATGAATTGAGCGAAAATAAAAAAGATTCAACAATTTATAAGAATAATCCAATGATTTCTGAAACAACCATTTCAATTCAATCGATAAATTCAGTAAATTGTTCATTGAAAAAAAAAAAAATAAAGGATCTTAATGCTAAAAGAAAAGCAGTTATAAAAAAAATTGAAAAAATTAAAAAGGGGCTTGTAATTTCAGAGACAAATATTCATTCAAACAAAACAACTTATGATAGTAAAAGGGTAGAATTCGAAAAAAAAAAATTGCAGATATTACAAAGAAGAAGAAATGCTCGATTAACTCGTAAATCACATTCTTTTTTTAAATTTTTCATGAAAAGGATATACAGAGATATATTTCTATATATCAGTTGTATTCCGAGGATCAATATACAACTTTTTCTTGAATTAACAAAAAAATTTTTAAATAAATCCATTTACGATAATGAAGCAAATGCAGAAAGAATTTATAAAACAAATCAAAGTATAATTCGCTTTATTTCAATTTTACACAAATATTTTCATACTAGAAATCCGAATTCACATAATTCTTGTGACATCTCCTTTTTGTCACAAGCATATGTATTTTTTAATTTATTACACACCCGAATTATTAACATAAACATCTATAAGTTAAGATCTGTTTTTCAATATCATGGAATTTTTTTTTTTCTGAAAAATGAAATAAAGGATTCTTTTTTTGGAGCACAAGGAATATTTCATTATAAATTAAAACATAATAACCCTCTCAATTCTGTAATAAATCAATGGACAAATTGGTTAAAGGATCATTATTATCAATATGACTTATCTAAAAGTAGATGGTCCAGATTAGTACCACAAAAATGGAGAAATAGAATAACTGAATATCGTATAGCTCAAAATAAAGATTTAACCAAATGCAATTCATATGAAAAAAGCCAATTAATTCTTTACAAAGAACAACAAGTAAACGCATTAAAAAAAAAAATTAGAAAACAATATAGATACGATCTTTTATCCTATAATTTTATCAATTATGCAGATAAGAAAGACTCATATATTTATGGATATAGATCCCTATTTCAAGTAAAAAAAAACCAAGTGATTTCTTCTAATTACAACACGTATAAAAAAGAATTATTTGATATCATAGATAATCTCTTTATCAAGAATTATATATCGGAAGATGCGATTCTAGATATGGAAAAAAATCTGTATAGAAAGTATTTTGATTGGATGGGAATCAATAGAGAAATACTAAATCGTTCCATATCGAATCCAGAATTTTGGTTCTTTTCAAAATTTGTGATATTTTATGACGCATATAGGGGTAACTCGCAGGTTATACCAATTAAATTACTTTTTTTTTCTTCTAATGTAAATCAAAATGTTAGTGAAAATAAAAAGAACATTACTAGAAAGAAAAAAAATGAATCTCTTGAATTGGAGTTAGAGACTCGAAATCGGGCAAAAGCAGAATACCCTGATCAACGAAATCTTGAATCATCTATCTCAAACCAAGAAAAAGATATTGAAAACGATTATGTAGGATCAGACAGTGAAAAGAATAGTAAGGGTATAAAGAAAAAGAAAGACAAGAACAAGATGGAGGCAGAACTTAATTTCTTACTAAGAAATTTTTTGATTTTACATTTAAATTGGAATAATTTCTTAGGTCAAAGAATATTTAACAATGTCAAAGTATATTGTCTCCTGATTAGATTAAAAAATTTAAGAGAAATTACAATAGCCTCTATTCAAAGAGGAGAACTAGGTCTAGATATTATGATGATTCAAAATCAGAAGAATTTAATTCTTCTAGGCTTAAGGAAAAAGAAAAATAACAAATTTATGAAAAAAGAAATATTTGTTATCGAACCAGTTCGCCTGTCTAGAAAAAACAATAAACAATTTTTTATGTATCAAACCATAGGTCTTTCATTAATTCAAAAGAATAAACGCAAAATTTATCACAAATACCCAGAAAAAATTCATGTTAATAAGAAAAATTTTTATAAATATATTACAAGAACAAGAGATCAAAAAATAACAGAAAAAAAAGAAAAAGATAATTCTGATTTACTTGTTCCTGAAAACATTTTATCCGCTAGACGTCGTAGAGAATTGAGAATTCTAATTTGTTTAAATCCAAATAATATAAATAGTATGCATAGAAACACAATATTTTATAATCCAAATAAAGTCCAAAATGGTTTTCCACTTTTGACTAAAAAAAGAAAATATTTTGAGAAAGATAAAAAAAAACTAATGAATTTCAAAATTTTTCTTTGGCCAAAATATCGATTAGAAGATTTAGCTTGTATAAATCGATATTGGTTTAATACCCATAATGGAAGCCGTTTCAGTATAGTAAGGATACATATGTATCCGCGAATGAAAATTCGTTAA
- the rps15 gene encoding ribosomal protein S15 translates to MVKNSIIPVISQEKKEKNPGSVEFQIFKFTDRIRRLTSHFELHRKDYLSQRGLRKILGKRQRLLSYLSKKDRIRYKKLINQFDIRESQIR, encoded by the coding sequence ATGGTAAAAAATTCAATTATACCTGTTATTTCACAAGAAAAAAAAGAAAAAAACCCAGGATCGGTTGAATTTCAAATATTCAAATTTACCGATAGAATACGAAGACTTACTTCACATTTTGAATTGCACCGAAAAGACTATTTATCTCAAAGAGGTTTACGTAAAATTTTGGGAAAACGACAAAGATTGCTGTCTTATTTGTCAAAGAAAGATAGAATACGGTATAAAAAATTAATAAATCAGTTTGATATTCGAGAGTCACAAATTCGTTAA
- the ndhH gene encoding NADH-plastoquinone oxidoreductase subunit 7 — protein MNISTTRKDFMIVNMGPHHPSMHGVLRLIVTLDGEDVIDCEPILGYLHRGMEKIAENRTIIQYLPYVTRWDYLATMFTEAITVNGPEQLGNIQVPKRASYIRVIMLELSRIASHLLWLGPFMADIGAQTPFFYIFRERELIYDLFEAATGMRMMHNFFRIGGVATDLPYGWVDKCYDFCDYFLTRIVEYQKLITRNPIFLERVEGVGVVDIKEVINWGLSGPMLRASGIQWDLRKVDNYECYEEFDWEVQWQKEGDSLARYLVRIGEMMESIKIIQQALEGIPGGPYENLEIRCFDREKEPEWNEFEYRFISKKPSPTFELPKQELYVRIEAPKGELGIFLIGDQNGFPWRWKIRPPGFINLQILPQLVKRMKLADIMTILGSIDIIMGEVDR, from the coding sequence ATGAATATCTCAACTACAAGAAAGGACTTCATGATAGTCAATATGGGGCCTCACCACCCATCAATGCATGGTGTTCTTAGACTTATTGTTACTCTAGACGGTGAGGATGTTATTGATTGTGAACCTATATTGGGTTATTTACACAGAGGAATGGAAAAAATAGCGGAAAACCGAACAATTATACAATATTTGCCTTATGTAACACGTTGGGACTATTTAGCTACTATGTTCACAGAAGCAATAACTGTAAATGGACCAGAACAGTTGGGAAATATTCAAGTACCTAAAAGAGCCAGTTATATCCGAGTAATAATGTTGGAGTTAAGTCGTATAGCTTCTCACCTACTATGGCTAGGACCTTTTATGGCAGATATTGGTGCACAAACCCCCTTCTTCTATATTTTCAGAGAAAGAGAATTAATATATGATCTATTTGAAGCTGCGACGGGTATGAGAATGATGCATAATTTTTTTCGTATCGGGGGGGTAGCGACTGATCTACCTTATGGTTGGGTAGATAAATGTTATGATTTCTGCGATTATTTTTTAACAAGAATTGTTGAATATCAAAAACTTATTACGCGAAATCCGATTTTTTTAGAACGGGTTGAGGGGGTAGGTGTAGTTGATATAAAGGAAGTAATAAATTGGGGTTTATCAGGACCCATGCTTCGGGCTTCCGGAATACAATGGGATCTCCGTAAAGTGGATAATTATGAATGTTACGAAGAATTTGATTGGGAAGTTCAATGGCAAAAAGAAGGAGATTCCTTAGCTCGTTATTTAGTTCGAATTGGTGAAATGATGGAATCCATAAAAATTATTCAACAGGCTTTGGAAGGAATTCCCGGCGGACCATATGAAAATTTAGAAATTCGCTGCTTTGATAGAGAAAAAGAGCCAGAATGGAATGAGTTTGAGTATCGATTTATTAGTAAAAAACCGTCTCCGACTTTTGAATTGCCAAAACAAGAACTTTATGTAAGAATTGAAGCCCCCAAGGGAGAATTGGGAATTTTTCTAATAGGGGATCAAAATGGTTTTCCCTGGAGATGGAAAATTCGTCCGCCAGGTTTTATCAATTTGCAAATTCTTCCTCAATTAGTTAAAAGAATGAAATTGGCCGATATTATGACAATACTAGGTAGCATAGATATTATTATGGGAGAAGTTGATCGTTGA
- the ndhA gene encoding NADH dehydrogenase subunit 1 has product MIIYLTEIQDIHFFFRLESFKEIYGIIWVFAPILILILGITISVLAIVWLEREISAGIQQRIGPEYTGPFGVLQALADGTKLLFKENLIPSRGDIRLFSIGPSISVISIIISYSVIPFGYNFVLSDLNIGVFLWIAISSIAPIGLLMSGYGSNNKYSFLGGLRAAAQSISYEIPLTLCVLSISLLSNSLSTVDIVDAQSKYGFWGWNLWRQPMGFIVFLISSLAECERLPFDLPEAEEELVAGYQTEYSGIKFGLFYVASYLNLFISSLFVTVLYFGGSNISIPYIFVSDFFEINQTYGVFVTIIGIFITLAKTYLFLFLSIATRWTLPRLRIDQLLNLGWKFLLPISLGNLLLTTSSQLFSL; this is encoded by the exons ATGATAATTTATTTAACAGAGATACAAGATATCCATTTTTTTTTCAGATTGGAATCTTTTAAAGAGATATATGGAATTATATGGGTATTTGCCCCTATTTTGATTCTTATATTGGGAATTACGATAAGTGTACTAGCAATTGTATGGTTAGAAAGGGAAATATCCGCAGGGATACAACAACGTATTGGACCTGAATACACAGGTCCTTTTGGAGTTCTTCAAGCTCTAGCAGACGGAACAAAATTACTTTTCAAAGAGAATCTTATTCCATCTAGAGGAGATATTCGTTTATTCAGTATAGGACCATCTATATCAGTCATATCGATTATAATAAGCTATTCAGTAATTCCTTTTGGCTATAACTTTGTTTTATCTGATCTGAATATTGGTGTTTTTTTATGGATTGCTATTTCGAGTATTGCTCCCATTGGACTTCTTATGTCAGGATATGGGTCAAATAATAAATATTCCTTTTTGGGTGGTCTACGAGCAGCTGCTCAATCGATTAGTTATGAAATACCATTAACTCTATGTGTGTTATCAATATCTCTA TTATCTAACAGTTTAAGTACAGTTGATATAGTTGATGCACAATCAAAATATGGTTTTTGGGGATGGAATTTGTGGCGTCAACCTATGGGTTTCATTGTTTTTCTAATCTCGTCCCTAGCAGAATGTGAAAGATTACCTTTTGATTTACCGGAAGCGGAAGAAGAACTAGTAGCGGGTTATCAAACCGAATACTCGGGTATCAAATTTGGTTTATTTTATGTTGCTTCCTATTTAAACCTATTCATTTCTTCCTTATTTGTAACAGTTCTTTACTTTGGTGGTTCAAATATCTCTATTCCATACATATTCGTTTCTGACTTTTTTGAAATAAATCAAACATATGGAGTTTTTGTAACGATAATTGGTATCTTTATTACACTAGCTAAAACTTATTTATTCTTATTCCTTTCTATCGCAACAAGATGGACTTTGCCTAGGCTAAGAATAGATCAATTATTAAATCTTGGGTGGAAATTTCTTTTACCCATTTCTCTCGGCAATCTATTATTAACAACTTCGTCTCAACTGTTTTCACTGTAA
- the ndhI gene encoding NADH-plastoquinone oxidoreductase subunit I: MFLMVSGFINYSQQTVRAARYIGQGFTITLSHANRLPVTIQYPYEKIISSERFRGRIHFEFDKCIACEVCVRVCPIDLPVVDWKLETDIRKKQLLNYSIDFGICIFCGNCIEYCPTNCLSMTEEYELSTYDRHELNYNQIALGRLPVSVIDDYTIRTIQIKFN, translated from the coding sequence ATGTTCCTTATGGTAAGTGGATTCATAAATTATAGTCAACAAACAGTCCGAGCTGCAAGGTACATTGGTCAGGGTTTCACGATTACCCTATCTCACGCAAATAGGTTACCCGTAACTATTCAATATCCTTATGAAAAAATAATCTCATCAGAACGTTTCCGCGGTCGAATACATTTTGAATTTGATAAATGCATTGCTTGTGAAGTATGTGTTCGTGTATGTCCCATCGATCTACCTGTTGTTGATTGGAAACTAGAAACTGATATTCGAAAGAAACAGTTGCTTAATTATAGTATTGATTTCGGAATCTGTATATTTTGTGGTAACTGTATTGAATATTGTCCAACAAATTGTTTATCAATGACCGAAGAATATGAACTTTCAACTTATGATCGCCACGAATTAAATTATAATCAAATTGCTTTGGGCCGTTTACCAGTGTCAGTAATTGATGATTATACAATTAGAACAATTCAAATAAAATTCAATTAA
- the ndhG gene encoding NADH-plastoquinone oxidoreductase subunit 6, which translates to MDLPEPLHDFLLVFLGSGLILGSLGVVLFTNPIFSAFSLGLVLVCISLFYILSNSHFVAASQLLIYVGAINVLIIFAVMFMNGSEYYQDFRLWTVGDGITLMVCTSIFVSLITTILDTSWHGIIWTTRPNQIIEQDLISTSQQIGIHLSTDFFLPFELISIILLVALIGAIVVARQ; encoded by the coding sequence ATGGATTTGCCCGAACCGCTACATGATTTTCTTTTAGTCTTTCTTGGATCGGGTCTTATATTAGGAAGTCTGGGAGTAGTATTATTTACGAATCCCATTTTTTCTGCTTTTTCATTGGGCCTAGTTCTTGTTTGTATATCTTTATTCTATATTTTATCAAACTCCCATTTTGTAGCTGCATCACAACTACTTATTTATGTGGGCGCTATAAATGTTTTAATAATATTTGCTGTGATGTTTATGAATGGTTCGGAATATTACCAAGATTTTCGTCTTTGGACTGTTGGGGATGGAATTACTTTGATGGTTTGTACAAGTATCTTTGTTTCACTAATAACTACTATTCTAGATACATCATGGCACGGGATTATTTGGACTACAAGACCCAATCAGATTATAGAGCAAGATTTGATAAGTACTAGTCAACAAATTGGAATTCATTTATCAACAGATTTTTTTCTTCCATTTGAACTAATTTCAATAATCCTTTTAGTTGCTTTGATAGGTGCAATTGTCGTAGCTCGCCAATAA
- the ndhE gene encoding NADH-plastoquinone oxidoreductase subunit 4L, translating to MIFEHALVLSAYLFSIGIYGLITSRNMVRALMCLELILNAVNINLVTFSDFFDSRQLKGNIFSIFVIAIAAAEAAIGPAIVSSIYRNRKSTRINQSNLLNK from the coding sequence ATGATATTCGAGCATGCACTTGTTTTGAGTGCCTATTTATTTTCTATAGGTATATATGGGTTGATCACGAGCCGGAATATGGTTAGAGCCCTTATGTGTCTTGAACTTATACTGAATGCAGTTAATATAAATCTCGTAACCTTTTCTGATTTTTTTGATAGTCGACAATTAAAAGGAAATATTTTTTCAATTTTTGTTATAGCTATTGCAGCTGCTGAAGCAGCTATCGGACCGGCTATTGTTTCCTCAATTTATCGTAATAGAAAATCAACCCGTATCAATCAATCAAATTTATTGAATAAATAA
- the psaC gene encoding photosystem I subunit VII, protein MSHSVKIYDTCIGCTQCVRACPTDVLEMIPWDGCKAKQIASAPRTEDCVGCKRCESACPTDFLSVRVYLWHETTRSMGLAY, encoded by the coding sequence ATGTCACATTCAGTAAAAATTTATGATACATGTATAGGATGTACTCAATGTGTCCGAGCCTGCCCAACGGATGTATTAGAAATGATACCTTGGGACGGATGTAAAGCTAAACAAATAGCTTCTGCCCCAAGAACAGAGGACTGTGTTGGTTGTAAGAGGTGTGAATCCGCCTGTCCGACAGATTTCTTAAGTGTTAGAGTTTATTTATGGCATGAAACAACTCGAAGCATGGGTCTAGCTTATTGA